The proteins below come from a single Conger conger chromosome 10, fConCon1.1, whole genome shotgun sequence genomic window:
- the LOC133139283 gene encoding transcription factor HES-5-like: MAPTVTAATSYSNEHLFLTHKLRKPVVEKMRRDRINSSIEQLKSLLGPEFHSQDSSSKQEKADILEMTVFFLRRQHQHQSANSTSCSSDVSEGYSRCAQEIVSFLSRYEVKTPSQRRLLSHFQKLQPSSDKSKIEFALPQLSSPAHNSSSKEETAASSALWRPW; this comes from the exons ATGGCACCTACAGTCACTGCAGCAACCAGCTACTCCAATGAGCACCTGTTTCTGACCCACAAG CTGAGAAAGCCGGTGGTGGAAAAGATGCGCAGAGATCGAATCAACAGCAGCATCGAGCAGCTCAAGTCTCTCCTGGGCCCAGAGTTCCACAGCCAGGACTCCAGCTCCAAGCAGGAGAAAGCTGACATACTGGAGATGACAGTTTTCTTCCTGAGACGacagcaccagcaccagtcaGCTAACAGCACATCCTGCTCTTCAGATGTCAGTGAGGGCTACTCCAGGTGTGCGCAAGAGATCGTCAGCTTCCTGTCCCGCTATGAAGTGAAGACACCGTCCCAGAGAAGACTGCTGAGCCATTTCCAAAAGCTGCAGCCTTCCTCTGACAAGAGCAAGATTGAGTTTGCACTGCCTCAGCTGAGCTCTCCAGcccacaacagcagcagcaaagaGGAGACTGCAGCCAGCAGCGCCCTCTGGAGGCCCTGGTAG
- the LOC133139582 gene encoding transcription factor HES-5-like, translating to MAPCSFSTDYSSLKMSHKLRKPVVEKMRRDRINSSIEQLKSLLGPEFHSQDSSSKQEKADTLEMTVCFLRRQHQHQSANSTSCSSDVSEGYSRCAQEIVSFLSRYEVKTPSQRRLLSHFQKLQPSSDKSKIEFALPQLSSPAHNSSSKEETAASSALWRPW from the exons ATGGCACCCTGCTCCTTCAGCACTGACTACAGCAGCCTCAAGATGTCTCATAAA CTGAGAAAGCCGGTGGTGGAAAAGATGCGCAGAGATCGAATCAACAGCAGCATCGAGCAGCTCAAGTCTCTCCTGGGCCCAGAGTTCCACAGCCAGGACTCCAGCTCCAAGCAGGAGAAAGCTGACACGCTGGAGATGACAGTTTGCTTCCTGAGACggcagcaccagcaccagtcaGCTAACAGCACATCCTGCTCTTCAGATGTCAGTGAGGGCTACTCCAGGTGTGCGCAAGAGATCGTCAGCTTCCTGTCCCGCTATGAAGTGAAGACACCGTCCCAGAGAAGACTGCTGAGCCATTTCCAAAAGCTGCAGCCTTCCTCTGACAAGAGCAAGATTGAGTTTGCACTGCCTCAGCTGAGCTCTCCAGcccacaacagcagcagcaaagaGGAGACTGCAGCCAGCAGCGCCCTCTGGAGGCCCTGGTAG
- the LOC133139278 gene encoding transcription factor HES-5-like gives MAPTVTAATSYSNEHLSMTHKLRKPVVEKMCRDRINSSIEQLKSLLGPEFHSQDSSSKQEKADILEMTVCFLRRQHQHQSANSTSCSSAVSEGYSRCAQEIVSFLSRYVLKTPSHRRLLSHFQKLQPSSDKSKIKFALPQLSSPAHNSSSKEETAASSALWRPW, from the exons ATGGCACCGACAGTCACTGCAGCAACCAGCTATTCCAATGAGCACCTGAGTATGACTCACAAG CTGAGAAAGCCAGTGGTGGAAAAGATGTGCAGAGATCGAATCAACAGCAGCATCGAGCAGCTCAAGTCTCTCCTGGGCCCAGAGTTCCACAGCCAGGACTCCAGCTCCAAGCAGGAGAAAGCTGACATCCTGGAGATGACAGTTTGCTTCCTGAGACggcagcaccagcaccagtcaGCTAACAGCACATCCTGCTCTTCAGCTGTCAGTGAGGGCTACTCCAGGTGTGCGCAAGAGATCGTCAGCTTCCTGTCCCGCTATGTATTGAAGACACCGTCCCACAGAAGACTGCTGAGCCATTTCCAAAAGCTGCAGCCTTCCTCTGACAAGAGCAAGATCAAGTTTGCACTGCCTCAGCTGAGCTCTCCAGcccacaacagcagcagcaaagaGGAGACTGCAGCCAGCAGCGCCCTCTGGAGGCCCTGGTAG
- the LOC133139263 gene encoding transcription factor HES-5-like: protein MAPTVTAATSYSNEHLRLTHKLRKPVVEKMRRDRINSSIEQLKSLLGPEFHSQNSSSKQEKADILEMTVCFLRRQHQHQSANSTSCSSAVSEGYSRCAQEIVSFLSRYEVKTPSQRRLLSHFQKLQPSSDKSKIEFALPQLSSPAHNSSSKEETAASSALWRPW, encoded by the exons ATGGCACCTACAGTCACTGCAGCAACCAGCTATTCCAATGAGCACCTGAGACTGACTCACAAG TTGAGAAAGCCAGTGGTGGAAAAGATGCGCAGAGATCGAATCAACAGCAGCATCGAGCAGCTCAAGTCTCTCCTGGGCCCAGAGTTCCACAGCCAGAACTCCAGCTCCAAGCAGGAGAAAGCTGACATCCTGGAGATGACCGTTTGCTTCCTGAGACggcagcaccagcaccagtcaGCTAACAGCACATCCTGCTCTTCAGCTGTCAGTGAGGGCTACTCCAGGTGTGCGCAAGAGATCGTCAGCTTCCTGTCCCGCTATGAAGTGAAGACACCGTCCCAGAGAAGACTGCTGAGCCATTTCCAAAAGCTGCAGCCTTCCTCTGACAAGAGCAAGATCGAGTTTGCACTGCCTCAGCTGAGCTCTCCAGcccacaacagcagcagcaaagaGGAGACTGCAGCCAGCAGCGCCCTCTGGAGGCCCTGGTAG